In the genome of Streptococcus mitis, one region contains:
- a CDS encoding iron ABC transporter substrate-binding protein, translated as MKKLGFVLLSSALLLTACANNQSKQSNTSDSSKVTALSEDKQKMLDKATADYKTFVQEQIDKLLTDTEGFVKLLKEGKLEEAKKVYPLIRMSYERSEPIAESFGESDVKIDFRLADYMDENKTEEGWSGFHRIERILWEDNTTKGTESYGDQLVNDIKELKAKIATVDVDYKVMLTGAVDLLNEVATSKITGEEEIYSHTDLYDFRANIEGAEKIFQLFKPLLEKSDANLVKELEADFKSVNSLLDKHMTDKEHYKLYTDLTKEDTKELSEAVTKLGEPLSQMGKFLSGE; from the coding sequence ATGAAAAAACTAGGTTTTGTCCTTTTATCTTCAGCCTTGCTATTGACTGCTTGTGCTAATAATCAATCTAAGCAAAGCAACACAAGTGATTCCTCTAAGGTGACAGCCTTGTCTGAAGACAAGCAAAAAATGCTTGATAAGGCCACAGCTGACTATAAGACTTTTGTGCAAGAGCAAATCGATAAACTGTTGACAGATACGGAAGGCTTTGTCAAACTGTTGAAAGAAGGCAAGTTAGAAGAGGCTAAGAAGGTTTATCCACTGATTCGTATGTCTTATGAGCGTTCAGAGCCGATTGCCGAGAGTTTTGGTGAGTCAGATGTCAAGATTGACTTCCGTTTGGCAGACTACATGGACGAAAACAAGACAGAGGAAGGTTGGTCAGGTTTCCACCGTATCGAACGTATCCTTTGGGAAGACAATACAACTAAAGGAACTGAAAGTTACGGCGATCAGTTGGTCAATGATATCAAGGAATTGAAAGCCAAGATTGCAACTGTAGATGTGGACTACAAGGTTATGTTGACTGGAGCAGTTGACTTGCTTAACGAAGTAGCGACAAGCAAGATTACAGGTGAAGAGGAAATTTATTCTCATACAGACTTGTATGACTTCCGTGCCAATATCGAAGGTGCTGAGAAGATTTTCCAACTCTTTAAACCTTTACTAGAAAAATCAGACGCTAACCTAGTTAAAGAATTGGAAGCAGATTTCAAGTCTGTTAATAGTTTGCTGGACAAACATATGACAGACAAGGAACACTACAAACTCTATACAGATTTGACAAAAGAAGATACCAAAGAATTGTCAGAAGCGGTGACAAAACTTGGTGAACCTCTATCACAAATGGGTAAATTTCTTAGTGGAGAATAA
- a CDS encoding nucleoid-associated protein: MMNMQNMMRQAQKLQKQMEQSQAELAAMQFVGKSAQDLVQATLTGDKKVVSIDFNPAVVDPEDLETLSDMTVQAINSALEQIDETTKKKLGAFAGKLPF; this comes from the coding sequence ATGATGAACATGCAAAATATGATGCGTCAAGCACAGAAACTTCAAAAACAAATGGAACAAAGCCAAGCAGAACTTGCTGCTATGCAATTTGTTGGCAAATCTGCTCAAGATCTTGTCCAAGCGACCTTAACTGGCGATAAGAAAGTTGTCAGCATTGACTTCAATCCAGCTGTCGTTGACCCAGAAGACCTTGAAACACTTTCAGATATGACTGTTCAAGCTATCAACTCTGCTCTTGAACAAATCGATGAAACTACCAAGAAAAAACTAGGTGCTTTCGCCGGGAAATTGCCATTCTAA
- a CDS encoding flavodoxin (An electron-transfer protein; flavodoxin binds one FMN molecule, which serves as a redox-active prosthetic group), producing MALAKIVFASMTGNTEEIADIVADKLRDLGLDVDVDECTTVDASDFLEADIAIVATYTYGDGELPDEMMDFYEDLADLNLNGKIYGVVGSGDTFYDEFCKAVDDFDRVFVSTGAEKGSECVKVDLSAEEEDIERLEQFAEELAAKVG from the coding sequence ATGGCATTAGCAAAAATTGTATTTGCCAGTATGACCGGTAATACCGAAGAAATTGCAGATATTGTAGCAGACAAATTACGTGACTTGGGCTTGGATGTTGATGTTGATGAATGTACAACTGTTGACGCTTCAGACTTCTTGGAAGCAGACATCGCTATCGTTGCGACCTATACTTACGGTGATGGAGAATTGCCAGATGAGATGATGGACTTCTACGAAGACTTAGCAGACCTCAACTTGAATGGCAAAATCTACGGAGTGGTTGGTTCAGGAGATACCTTCTACGATGAATTCTGTAAGGCTGTTGATGACTTTGACCGTGTCTTTGTGTCAACAGGAGCAGAAAAAGGTTCAGAGTGTGTTAAAGTTGATCTTTCTGCCGAGGAAGAAGATATCGAACGCTTGGAACAATTCGCAGAAGAATTGGCTGCTAAAGTAGGATAA
- a CDS encoding replication initiator protein, with the protein MKQIQFISASHYQTSDRFYALPKVLFENPIYEDMRLDAKVAYAMLKDRLDLSFKNNWIDENGNIYLVYSNSNLMKILSCSKSTLLRIKKQLTEYGLIHEVQQSTSKSGNLANRIYLGLLQDDTVARMVDKSGDSKSDTRGVSDLDQGGVKKTPGGCQIYTGLVSNLDPNDTEYSETNNKDTELVIYEEDEERFPRNSQNNKQDRLSRKVDKASKYDKDYIYDLVYSQLLEENYSDTMAAYIMMPFEERYRYALENMRFARSSEVIAEYVFNGLLAIYNSNARKCIENH; encoded by the coding sequence ATGAAACAAATTCAGTTTATTAGTGCTAGCCATTACCAGACATCAGATCGCTTTTATGCCTTACCAAAGGTTTTGTTTGAAAATCCTATTTATGAGGATATGAGGTTAGATGCAAAAGTCGCTTATGCCATGCTTAAAGATAGACTAGATCTTTCTTTCAAGAATAATTGGATTGATGAGAATGGAAATATTTATCTGGTTTATTCCAACTCTAATTTGATGAAGATACTAAGTTGCTCGAAATCTACCCTATTAAGAATTAAAAAGCAACTCACAGAGTATGGATTAATTCATGAGGTTCAACAATCTACAAGTAAATCAGGAAATCTAGCTAACCGAATTTACCTTGGTCTCTTGCAAGATGACACCGTTGCTAGAATGGTTGATAAATCAGGTGACTCCAAATCTGATACTAGGGGGGTGTCAGATTTAGACCAGGGGGGTGTCAAAAAAACACCAGGGGGGTGTCAGATTTATACGGGCCTGGTGTCAAATTTAGACCCTAACGATACTGAATATAGTGAGACTAATAATAAAGACACTGAATTAGTTATTTATGAGGAGGACGAGGAGAGGTTCCCTAGAAATTCCCAAAATAATAAACAAGACAGACTTTCCAGAAAAGTTGATAAAGCTAGCAAGTATGATAAGGATTATATTTATGATTTAGTTTATTCTCAACTTTTAGAAGAAAATTACTCAGATACGATGGCAGCCTATATCATGATGCCATTTGAAGAACGCTATCGATATGCTTTAGAAAATATGCGATTTGCCCGTTCATCAGAAGTAATTGCTGAATATGTTTTTAATGGGTTACTTGCGATTTACAATAGTAACGCTCGAAAGTGTATTGAAAATCATTAA
- a CDS encoding preprotein translocase subunit TatC, whose product MDRKELTIVEHLVEFRKRLLEVVICFFLVFCVSLLFADQIYQYVTQSFQQKLIVLGPNDILWIYIRLASLMAFTITLPYTVYHIWSFIKPGLKKEEARAIFAYIPASFLCFLVGLAFGFYFVTPALLQVLLGLGEGLFETQLTAQNYLSFVFQTTLPLALIFELPVIIAFLTSIGLIGPELLIAYRRYAYFILLVLAVILTPADFVSDLAMTAPLILLYELSIAISKHIMKRKQKGARNGNLT is encoded by the coding sequence ATGGATAGAAAAGAATTGACAATCGTTGAACATCTGGTAGAATTTAGAAAGAGATTATTGGAAGTGGTCATTTGTTTCTTTTTGGTATTCTGTGTCTCCTTGCTTTTCGCAGACCAGATTTACCAGTATGTGACCCAATCTTTTCAGCAAAAGTTGATTGTTTTAGGGCCAAATGATATTTTATGGATTTACATACGCTTAGCTAGTCTGATGGCCTTTACTATCACCCTACCTTACACGGTGTATCATATTTGGTCTTTCATTAAACCTGGTTTAAAGAAGGAAGAAGCTAGAGCTATTTTTGCTTATATTCCAGCTAGTTTCCTTTGTTTTCTAGTTGGACTGGCTTTTGGTTTTTACTTTGTAACACCAGCCTTACTTCAGGTTTTATTAGGGCTAGGAGAAGGACTATTTGAAACGCAGTTAACAGCCCAAAATTATCTGTCCTTTGTTTTTCAAACGACCTTGCCCTTGGCTCTGATTTTTGAATTGCCGGTTATCATTGCCTTTTTGACGTCGATTGGGCTCATTGGACCAGAATTGTTGATTGCTTATCGCCGATATGCTTATTTTATCTTATTGGTACTTGCAGTCATCTTGACACCAGCCGACTTTGTTAGTGATTTGGCAATGACTGCCCCCTTGATTTTACTCTATGAATTGAGTATTGCTATCAGCAAACACATTATGAAACGCAAGCAGAAAGGAGCGAGAAATGGGAATCTTACGTGA
- a CDS encoding phosphoesterase, with protein MDICHQILEKIKEYDTIIIHRHMKPDPDALGSQVGLKALLEHHFPEKTIKAVGFDEPTLTWMAEMDSVEDSAYQGSLVIVCDTANTARIDDKRYSQGDFLIKIDHHPNDDVYGDLSWVDTSSSSASEMITLFAETTHLALSDRAAELLFAGIVGDTGRFLYPSTTARTLRLAAYLREQNFDFAALTRKMDTMSYKIAKLQGYIYDHLEVDENGVARVILSQEILKQFNVTDAETAAIVGAPGRIDSVSLWGIFVEQTDGHYRVRLRSKIHPINEIAKEHDGGGHPLASGANSYSLEENEIIYQKLKNLLKN; from the coding sequence ATGGACATTTGCCATCAAATTTTAGAAAAAATCAAAGAATACGACACGATTATCATTCACCGCCATATGAAACCAGACCCTGATGCCTTAGGCAGTCAGGTGGGATTGAAAGCCTTACTGGAACATCATTTCCCCGAAAAAACCATCAAAGCCGTTGGTTTTGATGAACCAACTCTTACTTGGATGGCTGAAATGGATTCTGTTGAAGATAGTGCCTACCAAGGCTCCCTTGTCATCGTCTGTGATACGGCTAACACTGCACGAATCGATGATAAACGCTATAGTCAAGGTGATTTTCTCATTAAGATTGACCACCATCCAAATGATGATGTATACGGTGACCTATCTTGGGTGGATACTAGTTCAAGCAGCGCTAGTGAGATGATTACCCTATTTGCTGAAACAACCCATCTGGCCTTGTCAGATCGAGCTGCTGAGCTACTTTTTGCAGGAATTGTTGGTGATACAGGTCGTTTCCTCTACCCTTCTACAACTGCACGGACTCTTCGCCTTGCTGCCTATCTGAGAGAACAGAACTTTGACTTTGCGGCTCTCACTCGTAAAATGGATACTATGAGCTACAAGATTGCTAAACTTCAAGGCTACATCTACGACCATCTGGAAGTAGATGAAAATGGTGTAGCTCGAGTTATCCTGAGTCAAGAAATCTTGAAACAATTCAATGTGACCGATGCTGAAACTGCAGCTATCGTGGGTGCACCTGGACGCATTGACAGTGTTAGTCTTTGGGGAATTTTTGTGGAACAGACTGATGGCCACTACCGCGTTCGCTTACGCAGTAAAATCCATCCTATCAATGAAATTGCCAAAGAACATGATGGTGGAGGCCACCCTCTAGCAAGTGGTGCCAATTCCTATAGTCTAGAAGAAAACGAAATCATCTACCAAAAGTTAAAAAACTTGCTTAAAAACTGA
- a CDS encoding camphor resistance protein CrcB (may be involved in chromosome condensation; overexpression in Escherichia coli protects against decondensation by camphor; overexpressing the protein results in an increase in supercoiling), with protein MKKEQFYPLGIFLAAMVGGLVRYLVSTWLPASPDFPWGTLFVNYLGIFCLVYLVKGYLVYKGTSKGLILALGTGFCGGLTTFSSFMLDAVKLLDTGRYLSLVLYLLLSIGGGLLLAYYLGRKKW; from the coding sequence ATGAAAAAAGAACAATTTTATCCGCTAGGAATTTTTCTAGCTGCCATGGTGGGTGGACTTGTCCGCTATCTGGTTTCTACTTGGTTACCAGCCAGTCCTGACTTTCCTTGGGGCACTCTCTTTGTCAACTATCTGGGAATTTTCTGCTTGGTTTATCTGGTAAAAGGCTATCTGGTCTATAAGGGTACTAGTAAGGGCTTAATTTTAGCGTTGGGGACGGGTTTTTGCGGAGGTTTAACAACCTTTTCTAGCTTCATGCTTGATGCTGTAAAACTGCTTGATACAGGGCGTTATCTTAGTTTGGTCCTGTATTTGCTTTTGAGCATCGGTGGAGGCCTGCTTTTGGCTTACTATTTGGGGAGGAAGAAATGGTAA
- a CDS encoding peroxidase: MTEKDEKFFEKKMDRREFLKKAGIGGAGLALGLSGASAFFAPKLGSQEKISYGNEKIAFYGKHQAGISTPMQKNIYFVVLDLHTTDKDKIIQLFKDWTDYSAKLVEGELVKKDGQNTLLPPSDTGETVGLNPHRLTLTFGVSASFLKKMNLENKRPQLFRDLPPFPKEQLREKYTGGDIVIQACADDEQVAFHAIRNLIRKGRNAVTLRWSQSGFAAIGDRMETPRNLFGFKDGTANPSKEKDFDRVIWADSKDWMENGSYMAVRRIQMFLETWDRTSLEEQENTFGRYKESGAPFGKKNEFDEVDLSLLPDDSHVRLAKEVDKPLLRRSYSYSDGIDEKTGQFDTGLLFISFQKDPDNFVKVQTNLGATDKMNEYITHIGSGLFACFGGVEKGGYIGQKLLEG, from the coding sequence ATGACTGAAAAAGACGAAAAGTTTTTTGAAAAGAAAATGGACCGTCGAGAATTTCTAAAAAAAGCAGGGATTGGAGGGGCTGGTTTAGCGCTAGGGCTCTCTGGTGCTTCTGCTTTTTTCGCACCTAAGCTAGGAAGTCAGGAAAAAATCTCGTACGGAAATGAAAAAATTGCTTTTTATGGCAAGCATCAAGCTGGGATTAGTACGCCCATGCAAAAAAATATCTATTTTGTTGTCTTAGACTTGCATACGACGGATAAGGATAAGATTATCCAGTTGTTCAAGGATTGGACGGATTATAGTGCCAAATTGGTAGAGGGAGAATTGGTCAAAAAAGACGGCCAGAATACTCTCTTGCCTCCTAGCGATACTGGGGAAACAGTCGGGCTTAACCCGCATCGTTTGACCCTGACTTTTGGTGTCTCTGCCAGTTTCTTGAAAAAGATGAACTTGGAAAACAAGCGTCCTCAATTGTTCAGGGATTTACCGCCATTCCCTAAAGAGCAATTGCGTGAAAAATATACTGGTGGTGATATTGTCATCCAGGCCTGTGCAGATGATGAGCAGGTTGCCTTTCATGCGATTCGCAACCTCATCCGTAAGGGGAGAAATGCCGTGACCCTCCGTTGGAGTCAGTCTGGATTTGCAGCAATCGGGGATCGAATGGAGACTCCGCGTAACCTCTTTGGTTTTAAAGATGGAACAGCAAATCCAAGCAAGGAGAAAGACTTTGACCGCGTTATCTGGGCTGATAGTAAGGACTGGATGGAAAATGGTTCTTATATGGCAGTTCGTCGGATTCAGATGTTTTTAGAGACCTGGGACCGCACTAGTCTTGAAGAACAGGAAAATACCTTCGGTCGTTACAAGGAAAGTGGTGCCCCCTTTGGTAAGAAAAATGAATTTGATGAAGTGGATTTGAGTCTCTTACCTGATGATTCGCATGTTCGTTTGGCTAAGGAAGTGGACAAGCCACTTTTGCGTCGTTCTTATTCTTACTCTGATGGGATTGATGAAAAGACTGGCCAGTTCGATACGGGTTTGCTCTTCATTTCTTTCCAGAAGGATCCAGATAACTTTGTTAAGGTTCAAACCAATCTAGGTGCTACAGATAAGATGAATGAATACATTACTCACATCGGTAGTGGACTCTTTGCTTGCTTTGGTGGTGTGGAGAAAGGAGGCTACATTGGTCAGAAATTATTGGAAGGCTAG
- a CDS encoding 50S ribosomal protein L31 produces the protein MKKDIHPEYRPVVFMDTTTGYQFLSGSTKRSNETVEFEGETYPLIRVEISSDSHPFYTGRQKFTQADGRVDRFNKKYGLK, from the coding sequence ATGAAAAAAGATATCCATCCAGAATATCGCCCAGTTGTCTTCATGGACACAACTACTGGTTACCAATTCCTTAGCGGTTCAACAAAACGCTCTAACGAAACAGTTGAGTTCGAAGGCGAAACTTACCCATTGATCCGTGTGGAAATTTCATCAGACTCACACCCATTCTACACTGGACGTCAAAAGTTCACTCAAGCAGATGGACGCGTGGATCGTTTCAACAAAAAATACGGTCTCAAATAA
- a CDS encoding FTR1 family iron permease, whose protein sequence is MVRNYWKARSWLLVLVLSFLILSPVGAQESLSSYFVKITDASKAVKNGNQSEAQKLVQEMATDFERVEDSNSEAGKVVKEKLAQSGEITEDKLTEISAALLAFEKEQNPVDLDAEKEKLVNRLSPRFEALEQAIASKDLEKVREAFKKMNSTWTINESVVRDNSTAHYGRVETAISFLRSSMETEPTDFNSIQTSFENLKKAIDDFVTGKEIAATSSDLTLKDGIALLKKALEQFQAGDQASGAASMKEFITIWPTIEGSVSTTNPSLYTRVESESPVIMVKGSEKEYQEKLEKLIADLSQIDTSARYNAFDAMLILLREGVEALLIVMALVTTLKAAKMRKGLKWVYGGAITGIMASLVIAFILQIAFPAVTSGSNREIIEGAVGIFAVAMMILIGIWLHSKSSVKKWNTFMESQMETVTKTGSFISMFALSFLAVFREGAETILFYVGILPRISSFEFVLGISLALLILVIIAIVMNKASQFFLPHKVFFILTWIIYALAFKMLGVSIHALQLTNMAPNHLLTGFPTIDLLGIYPSWEGLISQLIFIIIILIVTFRQGEEYDG, encoded by the coding sequence TTGGTCAGAAATTATTGGAAGGCTAGAAGCTGGTTATTGGTTTTAGTTCTGTCATTTTTAATTCTTTCCCCAGTAGGTGCCCAAGAAAGCTTGAGTTCTTACTTTGTAAAAATCACAGATGCTTCTAAAGCGGTCAAAAATGGGAATCAGTCTGAAGCCCAGAAACTCGTTCAGGAGATGGCAACAGACTTTGAAAGAGTAGAAGATAGCAATTCTGAGGCTGGTAAGGTTGTTAAGGAAAAGTTAGCTCAATCAGGCGAGATTACTGAAGACAAACTAACCGAAATATCTGCAGCCCTATTAGCCTTTGAAAAAGAACAAAATCCTGTTGACCTAGATGCGGAAAAGGAAAAGTTGGTAAACCGTCTAAGTCCTCGTTTTGAAGCCTTGGAACAAGCCATTGCCTCCAAAGATTTGGAAAAGGTTCGAGAAGCCTTTAAGAAAATGAATTCCACTTGGACCATCAATGAAAGTGTGGTTCGTGACAATAGTACAGCCCATTATGGCCGTGTTGAAACAGCTATTTCTTTCTTGCGTAGTAGTATGGAAACCGAGCCTACAGATTTTAACTCAATCCAGACTTCCTTTGAGAACTTAAAAAAGGCTATTGATGATTTTGTAACTGGAAAAGAAATAGCAGCAACATCTTCGGATTTGACTCTCAAAGACGGCATTGCCCTTTTGAAGAAGGCTTTGGAACAATTTCAAGCTGGTGATCAAGCATCAGGAGCCGCTAGTATGAAGGAATTCATCACTATCTGGCCAACAATTGAAGGTTCTGTTAGCACGACCAATCCTTCCCTCTATACTCGAGTGGAAAGTGAAAGCCCTGTGATTATGGTCAAGGGAAGTGAAAAGGAATACCAAGAAAAATTAGAAAAACTGATTGCAGATTTATCACAAATTGATACCAGTGCACGTTACAATGCCTTTGATGCTATGCTGATTCTCCTGAGAGAAGGTGTAGAGGCTCTTTTAATTGTCATGGCCTTGGTAACAACCTTGAAAGCAGCCAAGATGCGAAAGGGACTTAAGTGGGTTTATGGTGGTGCTATCACTGGAATTATGGCCAGTCTGGTCATTGCTTTCATCCTGCAAATTGCCTTTCCAGCAGTAACATCAGGTTCCAATCGTGAAATCATCGAAGGAGCAGTTGGGATTTTTGCAGTTGCTATGATGATTTTGATTGGAATCTGGCTTCACAGCAAATCCTCAGTCAAAAAATGGAATACCTTTATGGAGTCACAAATGGAAACGGTGACCAAGACAGGTTCCTTTATTTCCATGTTTGCTCTCAGTTTCCTAGCTGTTTTCCGTGAGGGAGCAGAAACCATTCTCTTTTATGTTGGAATTTTACCAAGGATTTCCAGTTTTGAATTTGTCTTGGGAATTTCACTTGCCTTGCTGATTCTAGTAATTATTGCCATCGTGATGAACAAGGCCAGTCAATTCTTCCTGCCACATAAGGTTTTCTTTATCTTGACATGGATAATTTATGCCTTAGCCTTTAAGATGCTTGGGGTTAGTATCCATGCTCTTCAGTTGACCAATATGGCACCAAATCACTTGCTGACAGGATTTCCAACAATCGACCTGCTTGGAATTTACCCAAGTTGGGAAGGTTTGATCAGTCAGCTAATCTTTATTATTATTATCTTGATTGTCACTTTCAGACAGGGTGAAGAATACGATGGATAG
- a CDS encoding preprotein translocase subunit TatA translates to MGILRDIGAPGLIIIVLGALLIFGPKRLPELGESIGKMLSEFKKAVKGTENQDKEE, encoded by the coding sequence ATGGGAATCTTACGTGATATCGGAGCACCAGGATTGATTATCATCGTTTTAGGAGCTCTCTTAATCTTTGGACCAAAACGATTGCCTGAACTAGGCGAATCAATTGGTAAAATGCTGTCCGAATTTAAAAAAGCAGTTAAAGGAACTGAAAATCAAGATAAAGAAGAGTAA
- a CDS encoding camphor resistance protein CrcB (may be involved in chromosome condensation; overexpression in Escherichia coli protects against decondensation by camphor; overexpressing the protein results in an increase in supercoiling), protein MVIVYLAIACGLGALVRYFFSRYNQTSKLPLGTLIANLLGCFLIGLFYNHVESKEVYAILATGFCGGLTTFSTLNDELQRLLSDKKVFYSYLILTYLGGLVAIFLGILLCKCLVF, encoded by the coding sequence ATGGTAATCGTCTATCTTGCAATTGCTTGTGGTCTTGGAGCGCTCGTACGATATTTCTTTTCCCGCTATAATCAAACTTCTAAATTGCCACTCGGAACGCTTATAGCCAATCTTTTGGGTTGTTTTTTAATTGGATTATTCTACAATCATGTGGAGTCTAAGGAAGTCTATGCTATTCTAGCAACTGGATTTTGTGGAGGTTTGACAACTTTTTCGACTTTGAATGACGAACTCCAAAGGTTGCTAAGCGATAAGAAGGTATTTTATTCTTACCTGATTTTGACCTACCTAGGTGGTTTAGTTGCGATTTTTTTAGGAATTCTGCTATGTAAGTGTCTAGTGTTTTGA